The Hypanus sabinus isolate sHypSab1 chromosome 1, sHypSab1.hap1, whole genome shotgun sequence genome contains a region encoding:
- the LOC132394230 gene encoding zinc finger protein 229-like: MAHQRVHTGERPFTCSDCGKGFTSSSNLQTHQRVHTGERLFTCPDCGKGFSCSSNLQNHQRVHTGERPFTCSDCGKGFTQLPHLRTHQRVHTGERRFTCSYCGKGFTQLSNLQSHQRVHTGEKPFTCSDCGMRFSQLYSLQSHQQIHNGGRPFNCSECGKGFIRSSDLKRHQRVHTGERPFTCSECGKGFTRSTDLLAHQRVHTGERPFTCSECGKGFSWSSDLLAHRRLHTGERPFTCSECGKGFTCSSNLQSHQRVHTGERPFNCSECGKGFTQSSNLRTHQRVHTGERPYTCSDCGKGFARSTDLMTHQRVHTGERPFTCSECGKGFTCSSSLRSHQRVHTGERLFTCCVCGKVFTQSSHLLRHQEVHTG; the protein is encoded by the coding sequence atggctcaccagcgagttcacactggggagaggccattcacctgctctgactgtgggaagggattcacttcctcatccaacctacagactcatcagcgagttcacacaggagagaggctgttcacctgcccagactgtgggaagggattctcttgcTCATCCAATCTACAgaatcaccagcgagttcacacaggagagaggccattcacctgctcagactgtgggaaaggattcactcagttaccCCACCTACGGACCcaccagagagttcacactggagagaggcggTTCACCTGCTCATATTGTGGGAAAGggttcactcagttatccaacctacagagtcaccagcgggttcacactggagagaagccgttcacctgctcagactgtggaatgCGATTCAGTCAGTTATACAgtctacagagtcaccagcaaaTTCACAATGGGGGGAGGCCATTCaattgctcagaatgtgggaagggattcattcggtCATCTGATCTGAAGAggcaccaacgagttcacactggggagaggcctttcacttgctcagaatgtgggaagggattcactcggtcaactGATCTGCTGgcacaccaacgagttcacactggggagaggccattcacttgctcagaatgtgggaagggattcagttggtCATCTGATCTGCTGGCACACCGacgacttcacactggggagaggccattcacttgctcagaatgtgggaagggattcacttgctcatccaacctacagagtcaccagcgagttcacactggggagaggccattcaattgctcagaatgtgggaagggatttactcagtcatccaacctacgaactcaccagcgagttcacactggagagaggccgtacacctgctcagactgtgggaagggattcgctcggtCAACTGATCTGATGacacaccaacgagttcacactggggagaggccattcacttgctcagaatgtgggaagggattcacttgctcatccagcctacggagtcaccagcgagttcacactggagagaggctgttcacctgctgtgTGTGTGGGAAGGTATTCACACAATCATCTCATCTACTGAGACACCAGGAAGTTCACACTGGCTAg
- the LOC132394247 gene encoding paraneoplastic antigen Ma3-like, translating into MLDEWPGSEEEKRQRLVGSLRGLAAKIVRELKAEKPGASVEDCIEVLEGAFGLSGEPWLLLAEFERLEQWRGEKLSEYIFRMEGMLSGLRRRGVVKASDVASVRMSQLFSGSLEEDKVAWTIRQAYRKGPPPSVGQLIREVREEERALGRKRGTGLREQSSAIQEVAAEWRNDNPPGSREPPLEGRDRGGTYSQGRSVQWIGSRSRPGRGGAAGSVCFNCGKEGHFRRYCGRPRVCYSCGEEGHFRWDCERQGVPRRTSPPMTKKGEVSGNLGEAQ; encoded by the coding sequence ATGTTAGACgagtggccaggctcagaggaggagaagaggcagcgattggtgggaagtttgaggggtttagcagccaaaatcgtccgggagttgaaagctgagaagcctggggcctcagtggaggactgcatagaagttttggagggagcgtttgggttgtcaggggaaccctggctgcttttagcagagtttgaacgcctggaacaatggagaggggaaaagctctccgagtacatatttaggatggagggtatgctctcggggctgcggcgccggggggtagtgaaggcgagtgacgtggctagcgtgaggatgagtcagctattcagtggctctctggaggaggacaaggtggcgtggactatccggcaggcttataggaaaggtccccctccatccgtcgggcaactgattagagaggtgcgagaggaagagagagcgttggggcggaaaaggggcacgggcctacgggagcaatcctcagcgatacaggaagtggcggctgagtggaggaatgacaatcccccggggagtagggaacctcctttggaggggagggacaggggaggtacctactctcaggggcgatcagtgcagtggattgggagcaggagccgtcctgggagaggaggggcggccggcagtgtgtgctttaactgtgggaaagaggggcatttcaggcggtactgtgggcggccgagggtgtgctatagctgtggagaggagggtcactttaggtgggattgtgagagacaaggagtcccgcggaggacaagcccccctatgactaaaaagggagaggtgtcgggaaacttaggagaggctcagtga
- the LOC132401094 gene encoding uncharacterized protein LOC132401094, producing the protein MGTPRFPGVPTGEALLVDAPDDLEGETRFPAGALVRPEVQRPGVVHARRIAISVRNTTAREITFKRGMPLAHLFPVTVMSSALVRTPNGEGSEHRRELTAEAFNFGDSPVLPEWKRRLVEKMLKMEAVFSRGEFDVGCSKSTRHTIRVTEDTPFRERSRRLAPADVEDVRQHLCKLKEAGIIAESRSPYASPIVVARKKNGRVRMCVDYRTLNRRTVPDQYTVPRVEDALACLSGAKWFSVLDLRSGYYQIPMSAADKEKTAFICPLGFFQFERMPQGISGAPATFQRLMERTLGDMNLLEVLVYLDDLIVFGSTLEEHEERLLKVLGRLNEEGLKLSLDKCQFCKSSVNYIGHIISREGVATDPTKIEAVTTWPRPQKVGALRSFLGFCGYYRRFVKGYAKVCHPLTQLLCGYPPVGKKRTGNQRQDAGGYWNPAEPFGSRWDDQCEEAFRSLKRALTQAPVLAFADPQKPYVLHTDASREGLGAVLYQEHGKALRPVAFVSRSLSPSERNYPTHKLEFLALKWAVVDKLGDYLYGAKFEVRTDNNPLTYILTSAKLDATGHRWLAALSVYDFSLRYRPGSKNIDADALSRREPGEEEKDEEWESVPAPGVKAMCQFVITVKAEGRGRLERAVDHLGVFDDAIPLVYCDLTALGTKQLPELSPGEVATAQQNDPGIGTVWRAVEKGDGALAEKAKHPYVPLLLKEWSRLKLKNKILYRVTTPPDQPRCWQLVLPEEYHQTVLQALHDDSGHLGVEKTYGLLKDWFYWPRMRGDVEEYCRGCRHCIQRKTLPALAAPLSHLQSAGPLDLVCMDFLSIEPDTSNTANVLVITDHYTRYAQAFPTKDQKATTVAKVLWEKYFVHYGLPRRIHSDQGRDFESRLIQELLTMLGVEKSRTTPYHPQGDPQPERFNRTLLDMLGTLEIGQKSRWSRHIGQLVHCYNCTRNEATGYSPYYLMFGREARLPIDVCFGGGVGEFPGKSHLKYVSDMKRELQRAYELAEAAATKQNQRNKMRYDRKVKFVQLLPGDRVLLRNLGLPGKHKLADRWAASPYVIESQMPNLPVYRVKPEDGKGPIKVLHRNHLLPLGQAVQVDKEPEWEVTPSTRTLRGSGEREEPAAEERGRVPHSGMATDSEEDDSDEWDLFPFASAPVPGEEAPGPSHTELGERREGLEGQMERQPTLVGERVESEREPERSRVREDPCEEGGAGLSGRPGVSETVGSQVTREPSGAEGVWRSQRIRRPPERLTYVVPGEPSVISTALGSYVIAFCTWVGFCVLQEALGTSEVLVYLDDLIVFGSTLEEHEERLLKVLGRLNEEGLKLSLDKCQFCKSSVNYIGHIISREGVATDPTKIEAVTTWPRPQKVGALRSFLGFCGYYRRFVKGYAKVCHPLTQLLCGYPPVGKKRTGNQRQDAGGYWNPAEPFGSRWDDQCEEALRSLKRALTQAPVLAFADPQKPYVLHTDASRECLGAVLYQEHGKALRPVAFVSRSLSPSEKNYPTHKLEFLALKWAVVDKLGDYLYGAKFEVRTDNNPLTYILTSAKLDATGHRWLAALSVYDFSLRYRPGSKNVDADALSRREPGEEERDEEWESVPAPGVKAMCQFVITVKAEGRGRLERAVDHLGVFDDAIPLVYCDLTALGTKQLPELSPGEVATAQQNDPGIGTVWRAVEKGDGALAEKAKHPYVPLLLKEWSRLKLKNKILYRVTTPPDQPRCWQLVLPEEYRQAVLRALHDDSGHLGVEKTYGLLKDRFYWPRTRGDVEEYCRGCRRCIQRKTLPALAAPLSHLQSAGPLDLVCMDFLSIEPDTSNTANVLVITDHYTRYAQAFPTKDQKATTVAKVLWEKYFVHYGLPRRIHSDQGRDFESRLIQELLTMLGVEKSRTTPYHPQGDPQPERFNRTLLDMLGTLEIGQKSRWSRHIGQLVHCYNCTRNDATGYSPYYLMFGREARLPIDVCFGGVVGEFPGKSHLKYVSDMKWELQRAYELAEAAATKQNQRNKMRYDRKVKFVQLLPGDRVLLRNLGLPGKHKFADRWAASPYVIESQMPNLPVYRVKPEDGKGPIKVLHRNHLLPLGQAVQVDKEPEWEVTPSTRTLRGRGEREEPAAEERGRDPHPGMATDSEEDDSDEWVLFPFAGVPVPGEEAPGPSHTELKMQRHRQFNVLAETLQGG; encoded by the exons atggggacccccagattcccaggagtgccgacaggagaagccctgttagtagatgccccagacgatcttgaaggggagacacgatttccggcgggggcgctggtgaggcccgaagtgcagagaccaggggtggtacatgcgaggcgtatagctataagtgtcaggaacaccacggcaagagaaatcacctttaagaggggaatgccgctggcacatctgttcccggtgacggtaatgtccagcgcactagtgcggacccctaacggggagggatcggagcatcgaagggagctgaccgctgaagcctttaacttcggggattccccagtgttgccggagtggaaacgcaggctagtggagaagatgctgaagatggaagctgttttttctcggggcgagtttgatgttggctgctccaaaagcactcgccacaccatccgggtgacggaggacaccccgttccgagagagatcccggcggctggctccggcagatgttgaggacgtgcgacagcacttgtgcaagttgaaggaggccggaatcatagctgagtctcgaagtccttatgcgtccccaatagtggtggcacggaagaagaatgggcgagtgcgcatgtgtgttgactacaggacgttgaatcggcgaactgtccctgatcaatatactgtcccaagagtcgaggatgcgttggcctgcctgagcggtgcaaagtggttcagtgtgctggatttaagaagtgggtattaccagatcccgatgagtgcggccgataaagagaagaccgcttttatctgcccactggggttctttcagttcgaacgaatgccccaaggcatatccggagccccagccaccttccagaggctcatggagagaactctgggggatatgaatctgttggaggtgctggtgtacctggacgatttgatagtgtttggatcgactttggaggaacatgaggagagactgttgaaggtgttgggccggcttaatgaagaagggttgaagctttccctggacaaatgccagttctgcaagtcgtcggttaactacattggccatatcatttcgcgagaaggagtggctactgatccaaccaagatagaggctgtgaccacctggccgagaccccaaaaagtgggtgctctgcgctcatttttggggttctgtgggtattaccggcgatttgtgaaaggatacgccaaagtgtgtcacccgttaactcagctgttgtgtggctatcccccggtggggaagaagaggacggggaaccagaggcaggatgctggaggatactggaacccggcggaaccttttggctcgagatgggatgatcaatgtgaagaggcgttccgatctttgaaaagggcactgacccaggccccggtgttggcttttgccgatccccagaagccatatgtgctgcacacggatgccagccgagagggtctcggggctgttctgtaccaggagcatggcaaagcattgaggccggtagcctttgtcagccgaagcttgtcgccatcggagagaaactatcccactcacaagttggagttcctggcgctgaagtgggcggtggtggacaagctgggcgattacctttacggagccaagtttgaggtgagaacggataacaatcctctcacttatattttgacttcggcgaagctggatgccacaggacatcggtggctggcggcattgtcggtatatgatttcagcctgaggtaccgccccggaagcaagaatatcgatgcggatgcattgtctcgtcgggagccgggggaggaggagaaggacgaggagtgggagagtgtccctgcccctggagtgaaggcgatgtgtcagtttgttatcaccgtgaaggccgagggaagagggaggctggaacgagccgtggaccatttgggggtttttgacgacgccatacccctagtttactgtgacctgaccgctctggggactaaacagttgccggaactgagtccgggggaagtggcaactgctcagcaaaatgacccgggcattggcacagtgtggagagcggtcgagaagggggatggggcgttggctgagaaggcgaaacacccatacgtgcctctgttgttgaaggagtggtctcggttgaagttaaagaacaaaatcttgtaccgggtaacaacgcctccggaccaaccccgctgttggcaactggtcctgccagaGGAGTATcaccagactgtactccaggccttacatgatgattctggacatttgggggtggaaaagacatatggattactcaaagactggttctactggccccggatgaggggggacgtcgaagaatactgtaggggatgccgtcattgcatccagaggaagaccctgccagcgttggcggctccactgtcgcacttgcagagtgcgggacctctggacctggtatgtatggatttcctgtcgattgagcctgacaccagcaacaccgcgaatgtattagtcatcaccgatcattacactcgctatgctcaggcatttcccaccaaggatcagaaggcgacgacagtggcgaaggtgctatgggagaagtactttgtgcattacggccttcccaggcgaatccatagtgatcaggggcgggactttgagagccgccttatccaggaattactgactatgcttggggttgagaaatccaggactaccccttaccacccacagggagatcctcagccagagagattcaacaggaccctgttggatatgcttgggacgctggagattgggcagaaaagcaggtggagtcgtcatattggacaattggttcactgttacaattgtactcgcaatgaggctacagggtattcaccctattatctgatgtttgggcgggaagcgaggttgcccattgacgtgtgttttggaggtggagtgggtgaatttcccgggaagtcccatctaaagtacgtgtccgacatgaagagggagttacagcgggcgtacgagttggccgaggcggcggctaccaaacaaaatcagcggaataagatgcggtatgatcgaaaggtgaagtttgtacaattattaccgggcgaccgggtccttttacggaatttgggactccctggtaagcacaagttggcagatcgatgggcggccagcccctatgtaatagagagccagatgccgaacctgccagtttaccgggtgaaacccgaggatggaaaagggcctatcaaggtactccataggaatcacctgctgccactgggtcaagcggtgcaggtggataaggagcccgagtgggaggttacgcccagtacaaggactctgcgagggagcggagaacgggaagagcccgctgctgaagagcggggacgggtccctcactcgggaatggctaccgattcagaggaggacgactcagatgagtgggacctgttcccattcgctagtgctccagtaccaggagaggaggctcctggcccttcccatactgaattgggtgagaggagggaaggtcttgagggtcagatggagaggcagcctacattggtgggagagagggtggaatctgagcgtgagccggagagatctcgggtgagggaggacccctgtgaggaagggggtgcgggtctgtcaggtagacctggggtgtccgagacagtgggttcgcaggtgacgagggagcccagtggggcagaaggggtatggagatctcagaggattaggcgccccccagagcggttgacatatgtggtaccgggagaaccgagtgtgatttctactgctctgggtagttatgtcattgccttctgcacctgggttgggttttgtgtgttgcaagaagctttggggacctct gaggtgctggtgtacctggacgatttgatagtgtttggatcgactttagaggaacatgaggagaggctgttgaaggtgttgggccggcttaatgaagaagggttgaagctttccctggacaaatgccagttctgcaagtcgtcggttaactacattggccatatcatttcgcgagagggagtggctactgatccaaccaagatagaggccgtgaccacctggccgagaccccagaaagtgggtgctctgcgctcatttttgggattctgtgggtattaccggcgatttgtgaaaggatacgccaaagtgtgtcacccgttgactcagctgttgtgtggctatcccccagtggggaagaagaggacggggaatcagaggcaggatgctggaggatactggaacccggcggaaccttttggctcgagatgggatgatcaatgtgaagaggcgttgcgatctttgaaaagggcactgacccaggccccggtgttggcttttgccgatccccagaagccatatgtgctgcacacggatgccagccgagagtgtctcggggctgttctgtaccaggagcatggcaaagcattgagaccggtagcctttgtcagccgaagcttgtcgccatcggagaaaaactatcccactcacaagttggagttcctggcgctgaagtgggcggtggtggacaagctgggcgattacctgtacggagccaagtttgaggtgagaacggataacaatcctctcacttatattttgacttcggcgaagctggatgccacaggacatcggtggctggcggcattgtcggtatatgatttcagcctgaggtaccgccccggaagcaagaatgtcgatgcggatgcattgtctcgtcgggagccaggggaggaggagagggatgaggagtgggagagtgtccctgcccctggagtgaaggcgatgtgtcagtttgttatcaccgtgaaggccgagggaagagggaggctggaacgagccgtggaccatttgggggtttttgacgacgccatacccctagtttactgtgacctgaccgctctggggactaaacagttgccggaactgagtccgggggaagtggcaactgctcagcaaaatgacccgggcattggcacagtgtggagagcggtcgagaagggggatggggcgttggctgagaaggcgaaacacccatacgtgcctctgttgttgaaggagtggtctcggttgaagttaaagaacaaaatcttgtaccgggtaacgacgcctccggaccaaccccgctgttggcaactggtcctgccggaggagtatcgccaggctgtactccgggccttacatgatgattctggacatttgggggtggaaaagacatatggattactcaaagaccggttctactggccccggacgaggggggacgtcgaagaatactgtaggggctgccgtcgttgcatccagaggaagaccctgccagcgttggcggctccactgtcgcacttgcagagtgcgggacctctggacctggtatgtatggatttcctgtcgattgagcctgacaccagcaacaccgcgaatgtattagtcatcaccgatcattacactcgctatgctcaggcatttcccaccaaggatcagaaggcgacgacggtggcgaaggtgttatgggagaagtactttgtgcattatggccttcccaggcgaatccatagtgatcaggggcgggactttgagagccgccttatccaggaattactgactatgcttggggttgagaaatccaggactaccccttaccacccacagggagatcctcagccagagagattcaacaggaccctgttggatatgctcgggacgctggagattgggcagaaaagcaggtggagtcgtcatattggacaattggttcactgttacaattgtactcgcaatgatgctacagggtattcgccctattatctgatgttcgggcgggaagcgaggttgcccattgatgtgtgttttggaggtgtagtgggtgaatttcccgggaagtcccatctaaagtacgtgtccgacatgaagtgggagttacagcgggcgtacgagttggccgaggcggcggctaccaaacaaaatcagaggaataagatgcggtatgatcgaaaggtgaagtttgtacaattattaccgggcgaccgggtccttttacggaatttgggactccctggtaagcacaagtttgcagatcgatgggcggccagcccctatgtaatagagagccagatgccgaacctgccagtttaccgggtgaaacccgaggatggaaaagggcctatcaaggtactccataggaatcatctgctgccactgggtcaagcggtgcaggtggataaggagcctgagtgggaggttacgcccagtacaaggactctgcgagggcgcggagaacgggaagagcccgctgctgaagagcggggacgggaccctcacccgggaatggctaccgattcagaggaggatgactcagatgagtgggtcctgttcccattcgctggtgttccagtaccaggagaggaggctcctggcccttcccatactgaattgaaAATGCAGAGGCACCGGCAGTTCAATGTTCTTGCCGAGACGCTACAGGGAGGATAG